In the Leptospira limi genome, one interval contains:
- the nosZ gene encoding Sec-dependent nitrous-oxide reductase: MLKKSNIIVVTLGIALFALIPNCKKGAATATLASDAASRVYVAPGEKDEVYAFLSGGFSGQMSVYGIPSARLFKIIPVFSVFPENGYGFDEETKDMLKTTHGYVPWDDSHHVEASMTDGKQDGRWMFLNANNTPRLARIDLKSFETKEILEIPNTAGNHASPFATENTEYLMAATRFSVPVPQSNVSIDSFSKGGFKGTVTMVKVEKNTGRLSIELQVLVPGFDYDLSHCGKKKSHDWCFFSSYNSEQAHKMLEVGASKKDKDFILAFNWVRAKECKDQGKTYNFGGEYVNNFKEENKPAVSTKLSGVKMLNPKDCPGMMYYMPTPKSPHGTDVDSTGEYIVGGGKLASVIPVHSFSKMIEVKDKKEHHSTEIEGIPVLKYESTLAGEVQKPCLGPLHTEFDGQGYAYTSCFVSSEVVKWKLGTWEVVQHLPAYYSVGHLSIVGGSSTEPYGKYLIAMNKITKDRYLPVGMELPQSAQLYDISSGKAELLSDFPTVGEPHYSQMIPAKLIMDKTAKLFPLEENKHPYATKSENDARIVKLGNTTHIYMTAIRSHFKPDIIEARTGETLYFHVTNLEQDYDIPHGFAIGGAPNMTNLLIMPGETRTFKWVAPKPGIYPFYCTDFCSALHQEMQQYIRVSP, from the coding sequence ATGTTAAAAAAATCAAACATAATTGTTGTTACACTAGGAATTGCCCTTTTTGCATTGATACCAAATTGTAAAAAGGGAGCTGCAACAGCCACATTAGCTTCAGATGCAGCATCTAGAGTGTATGTAGCTCCAGGAGAAAAGGATGAAGTATATGCCTTTTTATCTGGTGGATTTAGTGGCCAGATGTCTGTGTATGGAATTCCATCAGCTAGACTTTTCAAAATCATTCCCGTGTTCTCTGTATTTCCAGAGAATGGTTATGGTTTTGACGAAGAAACCAAAGACATGTTAAAAACAACTCATGGATATGTTCCATGGGATGATAGCCATCACGTTGAAGCTTCGATGACAGATGGAAAACAAGATGGACGTTGGATGTTCTTAAATGCAAACAACACCCCAAGACTTGCAAGGATTGATCTAAAGTCTTTTGAAACAAAAGAAATTTTAGAAATTCCTAACACTGCTGGTAACCATGCGTCACCTTTTGCAACTGAGAACACAGAATACTTAATGGCAGCAACACGATTTTCTGTTCCTGTTCCACAAAGTAATGTTTCTATAGATAGTTTTTCCAAAGGTGGGTTCAAAGGAACAGTCACTATGGTCAAAGTAGAGAAAAACACAGGAAGACTTTCTATCGAATTGCAAGTGTTAGTTCCTGGTTTCGATTATGACCTTTCCCATTGTGGGAAAAAGAAATCTCATGACTGGTGTTTTTTCAGTAGTTATAACTCTGAACAAGCACACAAAATGTTAGAAGTTGGAGCTTCCAAAAAAGATAAAGATTTTATCTTAGCATTCAACTGGGTTCGAGCAAAAGAATGTAAAGACCAAGGTAAAACCTACAACTTTGGTGGTGAATACGTTAATAACTTTAAAGAAGAAAACAAACCAGCCGTCTCAACAAAGTTAAGTGGCGTCAAGATGTTAAATCCTAAAGATTGTCCAGGTATGATGTATTACATGCCAACTCCAAAAAGCCCACATGGAACCGATGTTGACTCAACAGGCGAATACATTGTTGGTGGCGGTAAATTGGCTTCTGTCATTCCAGTTCACTCATTCAGTAAAATGATTGAAGTGAAGGATAAAAAAGAACATCACTCAACTGAAATTGAGGGAATTCCAGTTCTTAAGTATGAATCAACACTTGCTGGTGAAGTACAAAAACCATGTCTTGGACCACTTCATACAGAATTTGATGGCCAAGGTTATGCATACACTTCATGTTTTGTGAGCTCGGAAGTTGTGAAATGGAAACTTGGAACATGGGAAGTTGTCCAACACTTGCCAGCATATTACAGCGTTGGTCACTTATCAATCGTTGGTGGAAGTTCAACTGAACCTTACGGTAAATATCTAATTGCGATGAACAAAATCACAAAAGATCGTTATTTACCAGTTGGTATGGAGTTACCACAAAGTGCGCAACTTTATGATATCTCTTCTGGGAAAGCAGAGTTACTCTCCGATTTTCCAACAGTAGGTGAACCACATTATTCACAAATGATTCCAGCAAAACTCATCATGGATAAAACAGCTAAGTTGTTTCCATTGGAAGAGAACAAACACCCTTATGCGACAAAAAGTGAAAATGATGCAAGGATTGTAAAACTAGGTAACACTACTCACATTTACATGACTGCTATCAGATCTCACTTCAAACCAGATATCATTGAAGCAAGGACTGGAGAAACATTGTATTTCCATGTTACTAACTTGGAACAAGACTATGATATCCCTCATGGATTCGCAATCGGTGGAGCACCTAACATGACAAACTTACTAATCATGCCAGGTGAAACAAGAACCTTCAAGTGGGTAGCTCCTAAACCAGGAATTTATCCTTTCTATTGCACTGATTTTTGCTCTGCTCTACACCAAGAGATGCAACAATACATCCGTGTAAGTCCGTGA
- a CDS encoding copper chaperone PCu(A)C has product MKLKKILIIISILIFSPLMAKEINITNAYLKYTNGSNSAIYLTISNVSNKDIKLIQSISEVANRVELYDMQKSEYGKKMVPVSEIPIPKKTTVTLSSQGFHIMVFGIKSPLKLKEMIPLRLVFNDGSEIEIQVPVETSSPNLTSIKNPSLTKDQIPKPSSVTEEETEDHQFINKVENEEEDHSHHDEHGNGDHHSHNRADMIGPAGIMNPHIHEKGKWMIDYRYMGMKMWGLQSGTKGLSDFGTLYFPYTDPTVAMPTGSLITSSPIGTTIPILSQNKYNYMSVPTDMVMEMNMASVMTSISDRWMIMFMVPVVKNRMTMLSSNFDRAPMSSAGIGDVSVSAAYRLIKTDHQNFFTGMGMSLPTGSIDERDNMPMMGKQKVPYNMQPGTGTYNLLPQLSYNGQYNRFSWGVLSQANLRMGKNDNNYKFGNRYEISSWISYLLFDSMSFSFRVAKQRWLNLQGLDATLDPKMDPQNDPYRQGGMRSDWYVGLNFLVTKGMLSGIRFGFEYGRPFHQNLNGPQLATRELFNVFASYSF; this is encoded by the coding sequence ATGAAACTTAAAAAAATTCTCATCATCATATCTATACTGATTTTTTCACCACTCATGGCAAAGGAGATTAACATCACCAATGCTTATTTAAAGTATACGAATGGATCAAATTCTGCAATTTATCTTACGATATCCAATGTTTCAAATAAAGATATAAAACTTATCCAATCCATTTCTGAAGTCGCAAATCGAGTTGAATTGTATGACATGCAAAAAAGTGAATATGGCAAAAAGATGGTTCCAGTCTCTGAGATTCCAATTCCTAAAAAAACAACTGTCACCTTATCATCCCAAGGATTTCACATAATGGTATTTGGAATCAAATCTCCACTGAAATTAAAAGAAATGATTCCATTACGATTGGTTTTTAATGATGGTTCCGAAATTGAAATACAAGTTCCAGTTGAAACATCTTCACCAAATCTTACCTCAATCAAAAATCCATCCTTAACAAAAGATCAGATTCCAAAACCTTCAAGTGTCACAGAAGAGGAAACCGAGGACCATCAATTCATAAACAAAGTTGAGAACGAAGAAGAAGACCATTCCCATCACGACGAACATGGAAATGGTGATCATCATTCTCACAATCGTGCTGATATGATTGGACCTGCAGGAATCATGAACCCACACATCCATGAAAAAGGCAAATGGATGATCGATTATCGCTATATGGGTATGAAGATGTGGGGGTTACAATCTGGAACGAAAGGGTTATCTGATTTCGGTACATTATATTTTCCTTATACAGATCCAACGGTAGCAATGCCAACAGGAAGTTTGATTACAAGTTCTCCTATTGGAACAACGATTCCCATATTATCGCAGAACAAATACAATTATATGTCTGTACCAACAGATATGGTGATGGAAATGAATATGGCAAGTGTTATGACATCGATCTCGGACAGATGGATGATTATGTTCATGGTGCCCGTTGTCAAAAATCGAATGACGATGTTATCAAGTAATTTTGATCGCGCCCCTATGAGTTCAGCAGGTATCGGCGATGTTAGTGTAAGTGCCGCTTACAGGCTTATCAAAACAGACCATCAAAACTTTTTTACAGGAATGGGGATGTCTTTGCCCACTGGATCCATCGATGAACGAGATAATATGCCAATGATGGGAAAACAAAAAGTTCCTTACAATATGCAACCAGGTACAGGAACTTACAATTTACTACCTCAACTTTCCTACAATGGACAATATAACCGATTTTCTTGGGGAGTTTTATCACAAGCAAATTTGCGTATGGGAAAAAATGATAACAATTATAAGTTTGGGAATCGTTATGAAATATCAAGTTGGATATCGTATCTATTATTTGATTCGATGTCTTTTTCATTTCGAGTGGCAAAACAAAGATGGCTCAATTTACAAGGATTAGATGCTACACTTGACCCTAAAATGGATCCTCAAAATGATCCTTATAGACAAGGTGGAATGAGGAGTGATTGGTATGTTGGACTCAATTTCCTTGTCACCAAAGGAATGTTATCTGGCATTCGATTTGGATTCGAATACGGACGGCCATTCCATCAAAATTTAAATGGACCACAATTGGCAACACGAGAACTGTTCAATGTGTTTGCTTCCTATAGTTTTTAA
- a CDS encoding ABC transporter ATP-binding protein, producing the protein MITVNDLYISYGSNSFAVKDVNFSVESGNIVSIIGPNGSGKSSLIKGILGLVRPNKGSIQFNGKEENSYTIGYMPQTPRFPTNIKVKELISFFKKLESVDETRFDKLFNLLDLKHHQEKKIGNLSGGTKQKISILQCFSKQKDLYVIDEPTASLDPYISHLLKNLLIEQKNQGSLVLFSTHILSELQELADRFLLLSEGSILIDDTPKNFLEKNNKVTMDEALMHFWNEEYKTKV; encoded by the coding sequence ATGATAACAGTGAATGATTTATATATCAGTTACGGATCTAATTCATTTGCAGTGAAAGATGTAAACTTTTCCGTAGAATCAGGAAACATTGTATCCATCATTGGTCCAAATGGTTCTGGAAAAAGTTCTCTTATTAAAGGTATTCTAGGACTTGTCCGTCCGAATAAAGGTTCCATACAATTTAATGGGAAAGAAGAAAATTCGTATACAATCGGTTATATGCCACAAACTCCTCGATTCCCAACGAATATCAAAGTGAAAGAACTCATTTCATTTTTTAAGAAATTAGAATCAGTTGATGAAACGAGATTTGATAAATTATTCAATTTACTTGATTTAAAACACCATCAAGAGAAAAAAATCGGAAACCTCTCTGGTGGAACCAAACAAAAAATCAGTATTTTACAATGTTTTTCAAAACAAAAAGACTTATATGTGATAGATGAACCAACTGCAAGTTTGGATCCATACATTTCACATTTATTAAAAAATCTTTTGATCGAACAAAAAAACCAAGGATCACTTGTATTATTTTCCACCCATATTCTATCCGAATTACAAGAATTAGCAGATCGATTTCTATTATTATCTGAGGGTTCGATATTAATTGATGATACACCTAAAAATTTCCTAGAAAAAAACAACAAAGTGACAATGGACGAAGCTTTGATGCATTTCTGGAATGAGGAATACAAAACCAAAGTATGA
- a CDS encoding fasciclin domain-containing protein, producing the protein MIIILLSFAIVGTNCGKGDDADAGKGISAVSDDKSQQDVLKIAIGSKDHTTLVAAVQAAGLVDSLANQGPFTVFAPTNDAFAKLPAGTVDDLLKPSQKDTLKNILEYHVVVGNLTEAILKSEFTGKDDELGMANGAHTKVTVKNGKTLINGATIIVSIPATNGIIHVVDTVLLPPEKK; encoded by the coding sequence ATGATTATAATCCTCCTCAGTTTTGCTATTGTAGGCACAAACTGTGGAAAAGGTGACGATGCAGATGCAGGAAAAGGAATCTCTGCTGTATCTGATGATAAGTCACAACAGGATGTTCTGAAAATTGCGATTGGATCCAAAGACCATACCACTCTTGTTGCAGCCGTCCAAGCGGCAGGTCTTGTTGATTCACTAGCAAACCAAGGACCATTTACAGTCTTTGCACCAACAAATGATGCATTTGCAAAATTACCAGCAGGGACAGTCGATGATCTTCTGAAACCAAGCCAAAAGGATACTTTAAAAAATATTCTAGAGTATCATGTGGTGGTTGGTAACCTAACGGAAGCTATTCTAAAATCTGAGTTCACTGGAAAAGACGATGAACTTGGTATGGCAAATGGTGCTCACACCAAAGTAACCGTTAAAAATGGAAAAACACTAATCAATGGCGCAACCATCATTGTTTCCATTCCAGCAACAAATGGGATCATCCATGTTGTGGATACAGTGTTACTTCCACCAGAAAAAAAATAA
- a CDS encoding ABC transporter permease subunit: MKEILLFEIKENIRSRWIFIYSGLLAFVMIVLSFFGDQNGIRLLVSTMNLTLIVIPLYSITFSGMTFLESMPFSEVLLSKSVTRKSLFFGKFFGITTSLSIGLLLGLGIPGFFLFMSDAKFLFLFLELLIFGIFLTNIFVALAFLTSSFIRRGEIVLTISLLVWLYFFIFFDAIVFMLSLYLGDYPIEIPSLIIILLNPIDLVRIFILLQTSAAALLGFSGAILLKTLGMAGVLLITILFLSLWVSIPLLISYLRFQKRNF; encoded by the coding sequence ATGAAAGAAATATTACTTTTCGAAATCAAAGAGAACATCCGAAGCAGATGGATTTTCATTTATTCCGGACTCTTAGCCTTTGTCATGATAGTATTGAGTTTTTTTGGAGACCAAAATGGCATCCGATTACTAGTGAGCACAATGAACTTAACTCTAATTGTGATTCCACTGTATTCCATTACCTTTTCTGGAATGACATTCTTAGAATCGATGCCATTTTCTGAAGTGTTATTGTCAAAATCTGTAACACGTAAGTCCTTATTCTTTGGAAAATTTTTTGGAATTACAACTTCTTTATCCATCGGACTTTTACTTGGACTCGGAATCCCTGGTTTCTTTTTATTTATGAGTGATGCTAAATTTCTTTTTTTATTTTTGGAACTATTGATTTTTGGAATCTTTTTAACTAATATTTTTGTAGCATTAGCTTTTTTAACCTCGTCTTTTATCAGAAGAGGTGAAATCGTACTCACCATTTCTTTGTTAGTATGGTTGTATTTCTTTATCTTCTTTGATGCTATCGTGTTTATGTTGAGTTTGTATCTTGGTGACTATCCAATTGAAATTCCATCACTGATCATTATCTTACTAAATCCAATTGATTTGGTAAGGATTTTCATCCTATTACAAACCAGTGCGGCAGCCTTACTTGGTTTTTCAGGGGCCATTTTACTCAAAACTTTAGGAATGGCAGGTGTTCTTTTGATCACCATATTGTTCCTTTCGTTATGGGTGAGTATTCCTCTCTTAATCTCTTATTTAAGATTTCAAAAAAGAAATTTTTAG
- a CDS encoding bacteriohemerythrin, whose amino-acid sequence MIANWDVKYETNISEIDSQHKKLFRLINQIESIFEENKTHLSNHTKLLIDAVSELEDYTISHFLIEERVMELNQYPELEAHKKQHDRFTDKILELKKRLTTGNLVTDDAELNQFFSDLIQFLRLWLSNHILKEDMNYKPFIKLVL is encoded by the coding sequence ATGATCGCAAATTGGGACGTTAAATATGAGACCAATATTTCAGAGATTGACTCTCAACATAAAAAATTGTTTCGACTCATCAATCAAATTGAATCCATTTTTGAGGAAAACAAAACTCATTTATCGAATCATACAAAGTTACTGATTGATGCAGTTTCTGAATTAGAAGACTATACCATTAGTCATTTTTTGATTGAAGAACGAGTGATGGAGTTGAACCAATACCCAGAATTGGAAGCTCACAAAAAACAACATGATCGTTTTACTGATAAAATATTGGAACTGAAAAAAAGATTAACAACTGGTAATTTAGTAACAGATGATGCCGAATTGAACCAATTCTTTAGCGATCTGATTCAATTTTTGAGACTTTGGTTATCCAATCATATTTTAAAAGAGGATATGAATTATAAACCTTTTATCAAATTAGTCTTATAA
- a CDS encoding nitrous oxide reductase accessory protein NosL yields MWFKHHKLIFFTLTVVLCNCGEVKPEALTIGEKKCDHCSMSIVDMRFHTQLITYKGKRYHFDAIECADQFINQKQMKPKQIWVSNYLQSNEFIPKENAIIIQTNKIRSPMGGGLAAFKSHEDTIPFQN; encoded by the coding sequence ATGTGGTTTAAACATCATAAACTCATTTTTTTCACACTCACAGTTGTTCTTTGCAACTGTGGGGAGGTGAAACCAGAAGCTCTTACTATAGGAGAAAAAAAATGTGACCATTGCTCCATGTCCATCGTTGATATGAGATTTCATACGCAACTTATCACTTATAAAGGCAAACGATATCATTTTGATGCAATAGAATGTGCAGATCAATTTATAAACCAAAAACAAATGAAACCAAAACAGATTTGGGTTTCAAATTATTTACAATCAAACGAATTTATACCGAAAGAAAACGCAATCATCATCCAAACCAATAAAATTCGATCTCCTATGGGCGGGGGATTAGCCGCTTTTAAATCTCATGAAGACACAATCCCTTTTCAAAATTAA
- a CDS encoding c-type cytochrome: MNRYKSKEGSIRLKIGITMGLISFLTIFACGGEKSEETPTSNAGSKGIGPVSSVTIGALDQSMADRGKKQFEAKCSACHKFEEKVVGPALQRVTQRRTPEWIMNMILNPMEMTQKDPIGQELLAEHLVQMTFQNVKEEEAREILEYFRKMDLK, translated from the coding sequence ATGAATCGATACAAATCAAAAGAAGGATCCATTCGACTAAAAATCGGAATCACAATGGGTCTCATATCGTTTTTAACAATTTTCGCTTGTGGAGGAGAGAAATCAGAAGAAACACCTACATCTAACGCTGGTTCAAAGGGAATTGGTCCCGTATCTTCAGTCACTATTGGTGCACTTGACCAATCAATGGCTGATAGAGGGAAAAAACAATTTGAAGCAAAGTGTTCAGCATGTCATAAATTTGAAGAAAAGGTTGTAGGCCCAGCTCTTCAACGTGTTACACAAAGAAGAACTCCTGAATGGATCATGAATATGATTCTAAACCCAATGGAGATGACTCAAAAAGATCCAATTGGACAAGAGTTACTTGCTGAACACCTCGTACAAATGACATTCCAAAATGTGAAAGAGGAAGAAGCGAGAGAGATACTCGAATACTTCCGTAAAATGGATTTAAAATAG
- a CDS encoding phytanoyl-CoA dioxygenase family protein gives METNSELESEIKENGYFLLKDFFPKDTIIQIKGILDKANGEWKKHNSNPNTINSAYLTSTKFLPYEKERDQLFQFIASIPIIKICKTLFISDFYFLNTQIFFNPIDLNQRPYWHRDIQYMGISEEEQKSKILKDFVWHFRIPLEEDPGIWIVPGSHNRWDTEEERNIRLELGSHQNDEPIKNAILIPHQPGDLFVFSAHLLHKGEYGKNRFSFDILFTNFPESKDVVENWDHFPNWEFSSLTPSQRKMFITK, from the coding sequence TTGGAAACAAACTCGGAATTAGAATCAGAAATAAAAGAAAATGGTTATTTTCTCTTAAAGGATTTTTTTCCAAAAGATACCATTATTCAAATCAAAGGTATCCTCGATAAGGCAAATGGTGAATGGAAAAAACATAACTCCAATCCCAATACAATCAATAGTGCTTACCTTACTTCCACAAAATTTTTACCGTATGAAAAAGAACGAGACCAACTATTTCAATTCATCGCATCCATACCTATAATAAAGATTTGTAAGACTCTGTTTATATCCGATTTTTATTTTCTCAATACGCAGATTTTTTTTAATCCCATTGATTTAAACCAAAGACCTTATTGGCATCGTGATATCCAATATATGGGAATCTCTGAGGAAGAACAAAAATCAAAAATCCTAAAAGATTTTGTTTGGCACTTTCGTATTCCATTAGAAGAAGATCCTGGAATTTGGATTGTCCCTGGCTCTCACAATCGATGGGATACAGAAGAAGAAAGAAACATTCGTTTGGAACTTGGAAGTCATCAAAATGATGAACCTATCAAAAATGCAATTCTCATCCCTCATCAACCAGGCGATCTATTTGTTTTTTCTGCTCATCTATTACACAAAGGTGAATACGGGAAAAATCGATTTTCGTTTGATATTCTATTCACGAATTTTCCTGAATCAAAAGATGTGGTAGAGAATTGGGATCACTTTCCCAACTGGGAATTCAGTTCCTTAACACCATCACAAAGAAAGATGTTTATAACGAAGTAA
- a CDS encoding GNAT family N-acetyltransferase, whose protein sequence is MPSQETPKPVTIRNAKPEDNNHIVPLIHSSGPLAWNFVFQEGNLTAFDFLNTAYPKKGNTVSYTNHFVAEKEGQVVGSILQYTQPSFLFLTIGTALQILLLYKWKAPKVMARGLKTETVIQPPKSKCLYLGHIAVLESHRNQGIAKQLIEFMILKNPGYKTIALDVSAENPSAIGLYQKLGFVIKETRHPKGWEGKIPSHYYMEKEV, encoded by the coding sequence ATGCCATCCCAAGAGACTCCAAAACCAGTTACCATCCGCAATGCTAAACCTGAAGATAACAATCATATCGTCCCTCTCATCCATTCCTCAGGACCACTTGCATGGAATTTTGTATTCCAAGAAGGTAACCTAACTGCATTTGATTTTTTAAATACCGCTTACCCAAAAAAAGGAAACACTGTCTCGTATACAAATCACTTTGTCGCTGAAAAAGAGGGACAAGTGGTTGGATCCATCTTACAATATACCCAACCAAGTTTTTTATTTCTCACAATCGGTACAGCATTACAAATTCTATTGTTATACAAATGGAAAGCACCAAAGGTAATGGCACGAGGTTTAAAAACAGAAACAGTCATCCAACCACCTAAATCAAAATGTTTGTATTTAGGTCATATTGCTGTTTTAGAATCACATCGAAACCAAGGGATCGCCAAACAACTCATCGAGTTTATGATCCTTAAAAATCCAGGATACAAAACAATCGCTTTAGATGTTTCTGCAGAAAATCCTTCTGCGATTGGCCTCTATCAAAAATTAGGATTTGTTATCAAAGAAACAAGGCATCCGAAAGGTTGGGAAGGTAAAATTCCATCTCATTACTATATGGAAAAAGAAGTGTGA
- a CDS encoding nitrous oxide reductase family maturation protein NosD — MKTQSLFKINGCSFFSSKIPNQLKYNFLIIILFFIHLFPSSIVGKNITVCKTCQVSSLKQAIQIASEGDTIQIQKGIYQEGFIPIAKSISIIGEPGVIIDGLKEKHVFGIYHDFVKLQNLKIVGSGISDLAEYAGVYAEKVKHCYFENLELEDNVYGFYLSESSECLIQNSSSIGNAENEVLGGNGIHLWSSHNNQIIGNHLEKHRDGIYLEFSEHLKIENNESKENIRYGMHFMFSSENRFTNNIFKNNSAGVAVMYSKRILMEKNQFIENWGESSNGILLKDMTESVLSENLFQGNTIAVFADGITKIEFLKNNFIDNGWGIKILGNTDHNKIQDNNFIQNVFDISTNTKSTTNVFLNNYWDHYEGYDLNLDQYGDVPHKTIHFFGYWIAVYPFLMILYESPVVLFLQGIEKAFPIVTPIEFEDKQPRMKVRI, encoded by the coding sequence ATGAAGACACAATCCCTTTTCAAAATTAATGGGTGTAGCTTTTTCTCTAGTAAGATACCAAACCAATTGAAATACAATTTTCTTATAATCATACTCTTCTTCATTCATTTATTTCCTTCATCGATCGTTGGAAAAAATATCACAGTTTGCAAAACATGCCAAGTATCCTCTCTCAAACAGGCGATTCAAATTGCGAGTGAAGGCGATACAATCCAAATTCAAAAAGGCATTTACCAAGAAGGATTCATTCCCATCGCAAAATCAATTTCGATAATTGGTGAACCAGGTGTCATCATAGATGGTTTAAAAGAAAAACATGTGTTCGGAATCTATCATGATTTTGTTAAACTTCAAAACTTAAAGATCGTTGGAAGTGGAATCTCTGATTTAGCTGAATATGCAGGTGTGTATGCAGAAAAAGTAAAACATTGTTATTTCGAAAATTTGGAATTGGAAGACAATGTATATGGTTTTTATCTTTCTGAATCATCAGAGTGTCTCATTCAAAATAGTTCTTCCATTGGAAATGCAGAAAACGAAGTTTTGGGAGGAAATGGAATTCATTTGTGGTCATCCCATAACAATCAAATTATCGGAAATCACTTAGAAAAACATAGAGATGGAATTTATCTAGAATTTTCTGAACATCTAAAAATTGAGAACAATGAATCGAAAGAAAATATCAGATATGGAATGCATTTTATGTTTTCCAGTGAAAATCGTTTTACAAATAATATTTTCAAAAACAATTCCGCTGGTGTTGCAGTTATGTATAGCAAAAGAATACTAATGGAAAAAAACCAATTTATCGAGAATTGGGGTGAAAGTTCGAATGGAATTTTGTTAAAAGATATGACTGAAAGTGTATTATCAGAAAATTTATTCCAAGGAAATACGATTGCAGTATTTGCAGATGGCATTACAAAAATAGAATTCCTAAAAAATAATTTCATCGATAACGGATGGGGAATTAAAATTTTAGGGAATACTGATCATAACAAAATTCAAGATAATAATTTCATTCAAAATGTTTTTGATATTAGTACGAATACAAAATCAACAACCAATGTATTTTTAAATAACTATTGGGATCACTATGAAGGATACGATTTAAATTTAGACCAATATGGAGATGTTCCTCATAAAACAATACACTTCTTTGGTTATTGGATTGCCGTTTATCCTTTTCTCATGATACTGTATGAATCACCTGTTGTCTTATTCCTGCAAGGGATCGAAAAAGCATTTCCCATCGTTACGCCCATTGAGTTTGAAGACAAACAACCAAGAATGAAGGTTAGAATATGA
- a CDS encoding LIC_11090 family protein encodes MRKCWITIITMLVLVPFLGKILFLESGLFAQSLYQLSMVCHCNHNSESEVHHDSQSTPKKRMTCHLKKTSGTHTCTCSKKKMATKIIQSQSMNPSYVNSIKFQNRIRFDLLPIESSFSSNLPLGYSHLPDKPPRHLT; translated from the coding sequence ATGAGGAAATGTTGGATCACTATCATAACGATGTTAGTCTTGGTTCCATTTTTAGGAAAAATCCTTTTTTTGGAATCAGGACTCTTTGCACAGTCGTTGTACCAATTATCAATGGTCTGTCATTGTAACCATAACTCTGAGTCGGAAGTTCACCATGATTCACAATCCACTCCTAAAAAAAGAATGACCTGTCATTTGAAAAAGACTTCCGGTACTCATACTTGCACGTGCTCCAAGAAAAAAATGGCCACAAAAATCATTCAATCCCAATCAATGAATCCGAGTTATGTGAATTCTATCAAATTTCAAAACCGAATTCGATTTGATTTACTGCCCATTGAATCTTCTTTCTCTTCAAACTTACCTCTTGGTTATAGCCACCTTCCTGACAAACCACCTAGACATTTGACTTAA